Proteins from a genomic interval of Quercus robur chromosome 9, dhQueRobu3.1, whole genome shotgun sequence:
- the LOC126699556 gene encoding 8-hydroxygeraniol oxidoreductase-like isoform X2 has product MQSVVESVGEEVKDLKEGDLVIPTSLGECEDCENCLSGKTNLCLKYPVPTSGLMPDETSRMSIRGQRLYHAFTCSTWSEYMVVDTNYVVKLDPTISLPHASFLSCGFSTGFGAAWKDAKVESGSTVAVLGLGAVGLGAIQGARVQGAAKIIGIDTNERKKTKGTAFGMTDFINPNDNNKSISQLIKELTGGLGVDYFFECTGVAPLINEALQATKMGKGQTLVIGAGNDQTVQVNFISLLFGGTLKGSILGGLKFKTDLPFIIDKCKNKEIQLDELLTHEVLVEDIDKAFENLKQPDCVKVLIKF; this is encoded by the exons TGTGGTAGAGAGCGTTGGCGAGGAAGTAAAAGATCTAAAAGAAGGAGATCTTGTGATTCCAACATCACTAGGGGAGTGTGAAGACTGTGAGAATTGTTTGTCAGGAAAGACCAATTTATGCCTCAAATACCCTGTACCTACAAGTGGTCTTATGCCTGATGAAACTTCAAGGATGTCTATTAGAGGCCAGAGGTTGTATCACGCTTTTACTTGCTCTACATGGTCCGAGTACATGGTTGTTGACACTAATTACGTTGTCAAGCTTGATCCAACTATATCTCTTCCACATGCTAGCTTCCTCTCATGTGGATTTTCTACTGGATTTGGGGCTGCATGGAAGGATGCTAAGGTTGAAAGCGGATCAACTGTGGCTGTTCTTGGTCTTGGTGCTGTGGGCTTAGgg GCCATACAGGGGGCGAGAGTGCAAGGGGCAGCAAAGATAATTGGCATTGACacaaatgagaggaaaaaaacaaaaggaacaGCTTTTGGAATGACTGATTTTATAAACCCTAACGataataataaatctatttCCCAGCTAATCAAAGAGTTAACAGGTGGATTGGGTGTGGATTATTTCTTTGAGTGCACTGGGGTTGCTCCCTTGATCAATGAAGCCCTCCAAGCCACAAAAATG GGAAAAGGACAAACATTAGTAATTGGGGCAGGAAATGATCAGACTGTCCAGGTCAATTTCATTTCCCTCTTGTTTGGTGGAACTTTGAAGGGTAGCATTCTTGGAGGGCTCAAATTCAAAACTGACCTTCCTTTTATAATagacaaatgcaaaaataag gaAATCCAACTTGATGAACTTTTGACTCATGAAGTTTTAGTAGAAGATATAGATAAAGCATTTGAGAACTTGAAGCAACCTGATTGTGTGAAGGTTCTTATCAAGTTTTAA